The proteins below are encoded in one region of Thioalkalivibrio sp. K90mix:
- a CDS encoding TetR/AcrR family transcriptional regulator: MGTENRKQREREARETLFVEKAHELIRSEGLLALQMSRLAAACEYATGTLYQHFNSKEDLLAAVATRTTRQRAEVFRRIPRLPLGTRSRMLAMVLADIDFAQVNPDYYRLTQFVTTEVVWASTSEARREELLEAAQPISEAVTVIVSEARANQDLPLAQELGEEEMGLGPWALNTGMQTLANAQGLLDAYDIHRPYEHLIRHTHALLTGWRWEPRIDPDEPSVVRAETERVRAVLREHIPEATS, from the coding sequence ATGGGTACCGAGAACCGAAAGCAGCGCGAGCGCGAGGCGCGTGAGACCCTCTTTGTCGAAAAGGCCCACGAGCTGATCCGCTCGGAGGGCCTTCTGGCGTTGCAGATGTCGCGTCTGGCGGCCGCGTGCGAGTACGCGACCGGCACGCTGTACCAGCATTTCAACTCCAAGGAGGACCTGCTGGCGGCCGTCGCCACCCGGACGACGCGCCAGCGTGCCGAGGTTTTTCGGCGGATTCCGCGGCTGCCTTTGGGAACGCGTTCACGAATGCTGGCCATGGTGCTGGCCGATATCGATTTCGCGCAGGTGAATCCGGATTACTATCGCCTGACTCAGTTCGTGACGACAGAGGTGGTCTGGGCGAGTACGTCGGAGGCGCGCCGGGAGGAGTTGCTGGAGGCCGCGCAGCCCATAAGCGAGGCGGTGACCGTGATTGTTTCCGAGGCTCGGGCCAACCAGGACCTTCCATTGGCCCAGGAACTGGGCGAGGAAGAGATGGGGCTGGGCCCGTGGGCGCTCAATACCGGAATGCAGACTCTTGCCAATGCCCAGGGGTTGCTGGATGCCTACGACATCCACCGCCCGTATGAACACTTGATTCGCCACACCCATGCACTGCTGACCGGCTGGCGCTGGGAACCGCGGATCGATCCGGACGAACCCTCGGTCGTGCGCGCCGAGACGGAGCGGGTGCGCGCGGTCCTGCGCGAGCACATTCCCGAGGCAACTTCATGA